One genomic segment of Fibrobacter sp. UWB5 includes these proteins:
- a CDS encoding MBOAT family protein, whose translation MLDYVIPFLTRTFAFDPNSPLLFTQFYFWGFFAFVFAALTLIKNRILLRNAFLFATSMFFYYKTSGSYVCILIFCVVANFFIGKWIEKAEEQWKKKLWMIIVVIIDLLVLCYYKYSYFFLDALYDFTGIELHVYNFFAAASNKMFGTHSLVDTIILPVGISFFTFQAMSYCIDIYRGKIKAVDNILNFGFYLTFFPQLVAGPIVRADKFVPQLYRKYFLPRRTFGIAVFWILNGLAKKIILSDYLATNFVDRVFDTPLLFTGLENLIALFAYSLQVYADFSGYTDIAIGVALLMGFRLPQNFNSPYKALSPTEFWRRWHISLSSWWRDYLYIPLGGNRNATIGTYFWMAFLSLVAIMLSGSVLVGVMLALLFIYISVVAYFRPESRKFITTNMNAMATQIVGGWWHGASWNFIIWGGLNGFGQVFNKIWCKRSLKFRAIASFILFAASAIIFKQTHTAIFAITAVYFGVLFTGIYAVWVFRLFSDKTFHWIYVAWNVSLTFVFITFTRLFFRAGSNLDPAEANEVAWNTAKNMVQQMGCAWKWGTLGTIAWEHINIILVFIAGMLIHWIPKKVKSRYRIAFASQPLPLMVASTAFIIFVIYQFMSADSCPFIYFQF comes from the coding sequence ATGCTCGACTACGTCATTCCATTCCTCACTCGAACCTTTGCGTTTGACCCGAACAGTCCGCTGCTGTTTACGCAGTTCTATTTCTGGGGATTTTTCGCCTTTGTATTTGCGGCCCTCACCCTGATCAAGAATCGCATTCTGTTGCGCAACGCCTTCCTGTTTGCGACCAGCATGTTCTTCTACTACAAGACGAGCGGCAGCTACGTTTGCATTCTCATTTTCTGCGTGGTAGCGAACTTCTTTATCGGCAAGTGGATTGAAAAAGCCGAGGAGCAGTGGAAAAAGAAGCTTTGGATGATCATCGTGGTCATCATCGACCTGCTAGTGCTTTGCTACTATAAATACTCTTACTTCTTCTTGGATGCCCTCTACGACTTTACCGGTATCGAACTGCACGTGTACAACTTCTTCGCCGCCGCAAGCAACAAGATGTTCGGCACGCATTCGCTGGTAGACACCATCATTTTGCCGGTGGGTATTTCGTTCTTCACCTTCCAGGCAATGAGTTACTGCATCGATATTTACCGCGGTAAAATCAAGGCTGTCGACAACATCCTGAATTTTGGCTTTTACCTCACGTTCTTCCCGCAGCTTGTGGCTGGCCCGATTGTGCGCGCCGACAAGTTCGTGCCGCAACTTTACCGCAAGTATTTCTTGCCGCGCCGTACCTTTGGCATTGCCGTGTTCTGGATTCTGAATGGCCTCGCCAAGAAGATCATTCTGAGTGACTACCTGGCCACCAACTTCGTGGACCGCGTTTTCGACACTCCCCTGCTGTTTACCGGCCTCGAAAACCTGATTGCGCTCTTTGCTTACTCGCTGCAGGTGTACGCCGACTTCTCGGGCTATACCGACATTGCCATTGGCGTTGCCCTCCTCATGGGATTCCGCCTGCCGCAGAACTTTAACAGCCCTTACAAGGCCCTCAGTCCCACCGAATTCTGGCGCCGCTGGCACATCAGTCTTTCTAGCTGGTGGCGCGACTACCTGTACATTCCCTTGGGCGGTAACCGTAACGCGACCATCGGCACCTATTTCTGGATGGCATTTTTGAGCCTTGTGGCAATCATGCTTTCGGGCAGCGTGCTCGTGGGTGTCATGCTTGCCCTGTTATTCATCTACATTTCCGTTGTCGCCTACTTTAGGCCCGAATCGCGCAAGTTCATTACCACCAACATGAACGCCATGGCCACCCAGATCGTGGGCGGTTGGTGGCACGGTGCCAGCTGGAACTTTATCATTTGGGGTGGCCTGAACGGCTTTGGCCAGGTATTCAACAAAATCTGGTGCAAGCGCAGCCTCAAGTTCCGCGCCATCGCCTCGTTCATCCTGTTCGCTGCAAGCGCCATAATCTTCAAGCAGACGCACACCGCCATCTTCGCGATTACTGCAGTCTACTTCGGCGTGCTCTTCACCGGCATTTACGCCGTATGGGTGTTCCGCCTGTTCAGCGACAAGACCTTCCACTGGATTTATGTTGCCTGGAACGTGTCGCTCACCTTCGTTTTCATCACGTTTACGCGACTCTTCTTCCGCGCAGGTTCGAACCTAGACCCTGCCGAAGCCAACGAAGTCGCCTGGAATACCGCCAAGAACATGGTACAGCAAATGGGTTGCGCCTGGAAATGGGGCACTCTTGGCACTATAGCCTGGGAACACATCAACATCATTCTCGTGTTCATCGCGGGCATGCTTATCCACTGGATTCCCAAGAAGGTCAAGAGCCGCTACCGCATCGCATTCGCCTCGCAGCCGCTCCCCCTCATGGTTGCAAGCACCGCGTTCATCATCTTCGTAATCTACCAGTTCATGAGCGCAGACTCCTGCCCGTTCATCTACTTCCAGTTCTAG
- a CDS encoding DUF3857 domain-containing protein, protein MSNSLFEKFGRIPSFCAPLFGLLFVASLISCAGNGKPLTESDPKTSEVAGNGGSGSYTDDYFDEGSAVNSDASTKSARRNTANSFSSDGFSFILPQGGAGDWALVGDDDGSAHESGVPYEFYNASTGRRAVLVEIELPKGEPMRLMDRAQMEMQAFESSGKKATLAETYPEENFGGTGVFFDVAGKRYDSPYEAVGFVTGAGSRVYTLTLSATDTALQPGELKNEWKEFFANFSMRETAASEGPELSPNNVQSFNSPALGYTWAVKDTLWHHWTGIARQNDDPDLVLSNKAEDVSLFVYGATVESDAVNSQDLFKVLLVRLGVDPNNPTIESYRQKVGDRYAQDFSLTHVVNKFDFYYTGRYFYDDGRGILIVSWTQGVNKKKYAKVMQHGIEGLTVGEKPATASDAESAKKQAKFNAAIMSQVGILRLLENQPLVALSYFERANRMDPEEPLYLINCGFVYQMKELYGPGISHFESQRELVQKNGKLLSILGEMYEALFDYGRARECAEAALRYTPNNPEYVINLSDALWGLGQRNQSLVVVQRLYDTQPSSRLGVYLAKTYMGLDQYAEAVDILYQVRRRFGMSVELGSTLMDALMFLGRYEEARAISEETLAKDRNDYKIWTTQGKILFYSRNYRDAEKSLTKALALKPDNEDAKSFLSATKAFLGKADNRTLQKPITPVEERTKNLKGLLSESAKKQGTEGDFPAVVHYNKQTLKAEKGANWVRTDEMLMEILDIRGAAIYREFTFDFLPGFDRIYLNALEVYDSNWNLKQKANLNGAYITYATEIGGQNESQTAHFPLQELEPGDFIYLQFSRTNIENKGMIPYTDFVSSKDVPVGQSSFRIYADTARFVTEEYGPLEKKTIKGGIEWKIENPVIIRKELYMPVYRDFGAGLMLTGKQEWKNVGEDYQNLIKHQFKQAVSVREKAREVRGSKANDNAVKAIVNFVRHDIRYRDVRFGGHSLIPQTAEVTLKKHQGDCKDMALLLKEMLESIGIKSYLTAIHLTEEGFAGLPTIQQFNHMILYIPAQGQVTERWVDATDKTGNDRPVPLDMEGKVALVINDDSSHVVTTPILEDNQEHQIGIEHRLFIGNDGACEFRDSISLQGKFASVMRNRFFGRDAKEQEKLMEDFLASGIPDVSIGNIRIENLAEFNKPLALIVTYASKGYFGQGGSELKGRFPNVWERSLFKLPKVSKRHHPIRMPHETQFAYKLSVTAPSGKKVKITGPKKLNREPDYVSFEKNYDGKNSIKWTTFALYADPAEYNKIREEWTYLLSETSPMIEIK, encoded by the coding sequence ATGAGCAATTCTTTGTTTGAAAAATTTGGTCGTATCCCCAGTTTTTGCGCCCCGCTGTTTGGGCTGTTGTTTGTTGCATCTTTAATTTCTTGCGCCGGTAACGGAAAGCCGCTGACCGAATCGGACCCGAAAACGTCCGAAGTGGCTGGGAACGGGGGTTCCGGGAGCTACACGGACGACTATTTTGATGAAGGTTCGGCTGTAAATTCGGACGCGAGCACCAAATCGGCCCGCAGAAACACCGCCAACAGTTTCAGCTCCGACGGTTTCAGCTTCATCCTGCCGCAGGGCGGCGCAGGCGACTGGGCGCTCGTGGGCGATGACGACGGAAGCGCCCACGAGAGCGGCGTCCCCTATGAATTTTACAACGCCAGCACGGGACGCCGCGCGGTCCTGGTCGAAATCGAACTCCCCAAGGGCGAACCCATGCGACTCATGGACCGCGCCCAGATGGAAATGCAGGCTTTTGAATCGAGCGGCAAGAAGGCGACTCTCGCCGAGACCTACCCCGAAGAAAATTTCGGCGGTACAGGCGTATTCTTTGACGTTGCGGGCAAGCGCTACGACAGCCCCTATGAAGCAGTGGGCTTTGTAACAGGTGCAGGAAGCCGCGTGTACACGCTCACGCTTTCTGCCACCGACACGGCGCTCCAGCCGGGCGAACTCAAGAACGAGTGGAAAGAGTTCTTCGCGAACTTCAGCATGCGCGAAACTGCTGCAAGCGAAGGCCCGGAACTCTCGCCGAACAACGTGCAAAGCTTCAACTCCCCCGCTCTCGGCTACACTTGGGCCGTGAAGGATACTCTCTGGCATCACTGGACAGGAATCGCCCGCCAGAATGACGACCCCGACCTGGTGCTTTCAAACAAGGCCGAAGACGTTTCACTGTTCGTTTACGGCGCAACCGTTGAAAGCGACGCCGTGAATTCGCAGGATTTGTTCAAGGTGCTGCTCGTGCGCCTGGGCGTTGACCCGAATAATCCGACCATCGAAAGCTACCGCCAAAAGGTCGGCGACCGCTACGCGCAAGACTTTAGCCTGACTCACGTGGTCAACAAGTTTGACTTCTACTACACAGGTCGCTATTTCTACGATGACGGCCGCGGAATCTTGATTGTCAGCTGGACCCAGGGCGTGAACAAGAAGAAATACGCCAAGGTCATGCAGCACGGTATCGAAGGCCTGACCGTGGGCGAAAAGCCCGCCACCGCAAGCGATGCCGAATCCGCCAAAAAGCAGGCAAAATTCAACGCCGCCATCATGAGCCAGGTGGGCATTTTGCGCCTGCTCGAAAACCAGCCGCTGGTGGCGCTCAGCTACTTTGAACGCGCGAACCGCATGGACCCCGAAGAGCCTCTCTACCTGATCAACTGCGGATTCGTGTACCAGATGAAGGAACTTTACGGTCCGGGCATCAGCCACTTTGAAAGCCAGCGCGAACTGGTGCAAAAGAACGGCAAACTGCTCTCGATTCTCGGCGAAATGTACGAAGCCTTGTTCGACTACGGCCGCGCCCGCGAATGCGCCGAAGCTGCCCTCCGCTACACGCCGAACAATCCGGAATACGTGATCAACTTGAGCGACGCCCTCTGGGGACTCGGTCAGCGCAACCAGTCGCTGGTAGTCGTGCAACGCCTTTACGACACGCAGCCGAGCAGCCGTTTGGGTGTTTACCTCGCCAAAACTTACATGGGCCTCGACCAGTACGCCGAAGCCGTCGATATTCTTTACCAGGTGCGCCGCCGCTTTGGCATGAGCGTGGAACTCGGAAGCACCTTGATGGACGCCCTCATGTTCCTCGGTCGCTACGAAGAAGCCCGCGCCATCAGCGAAGAAACACTCGCCAAGGACCGCAACGACTACAAGATTTGGACCACGCAGGGCAAGATTCTCTTCTACAGCCGCAACTACCGCGACGCCGAAAAGTCGCTCACCAAGGCGCTCGCCCTCAAGCCCGATAACGAAGACGCCAAGAGCTTCCTCAGCGCCACGAAGGCATTCCTCGGCAAGGCAGACAACCGCACGCTGCAAAAGCCGATTACGCCGGTGGAAGAACGCACCAAGAACCTGAAGGGACTCCTCAGCGAAAGCGCCAAGAAGCAGGGCACCGAAGGCGATTTCCCTGCTGTGGTGCATTACAACAAGCAGACCTTGAAAGCCGAAAAGGGCGCAAACTGGGTCCGCACCGACGAAATGCTCATGGAAATCCTCGACATTCGCGGCGCCGCCATCTATCGCGAATTCACCTTCGATTTCTTGCCCGGATTTGACCGCATTTACCTAAACGCCCTCGAAGTCTACGACAGCAACTGGAACCTGAAGCAGAAGGCGAACCTGAACGGCGCCTACATTACCTACGCCACCGAAATCGGCGGCCAGAACGAATCGCAGACGGCGCACTTCCCGCTGCAGGAACTGGAGCCGGGCGACTTTATTTACCTGCAGTTCAGCCGCACGAACATCGAAAACAAGGGCATGATTCCCTACACCGACTTCGTGAGCAGCAAGGACGTTCCTGTGGGCCAGTCCAGCTTCCGCATTTACGCCGACACCGCCCGTTTTGTGACCGAAGAATACGGCCCGCTCGAAAAGAAGACCATCAAGGGCGGCATTGAATGGAAGATCGAAAACCCTGTCATTATCCGCAAAGAGCTTTACATGCCCGTGTACCGCGACTTTGGCGCAGGCCTGATGCTTACCGGCAAGCAGGAATGGAAGAACGTGGGCGAAGATTACCAGAACCTGATCAAGCACCAGTTCAAGCAGGCCGTGAGCGTGCGTGAAAAGGCCCGCGAAGTCCGCGGCAGCAAGGCAAACGACAACGCCGTCAAGGCCATCGTGAACTTTGTGCGCCACGATATTCGCTACCGCGACGTGCGATTCGGCGGACACAGCCTGATTCCGCAAACCGCCGAAGTCACGCTCAAAAAGCACCAGGGCGACTGCAAGGACATGGCACTCTTGCTCAAGGAAATGCTTGAATCTATCGGCATCAAGAGCTACCTCACCGCCATTCACCTGACCGAAGAAGGCTTTGCCGGCCTCCCGACGATTCAGCAGTTCAACCACATGATTCTCTACATTCCGGCGCAGGGTCAAGTCACCGAGCGCTGGGTCGACGCCACCGACAAGACCGGCAACGATCGCCCCGTCCCGCTCGACATGGAAGGCAAGGTCGCGCTCGTGATCAACGATGACAGCAGCCATGTGGTCACCACGCCGATTCTCGAAGACAATCAGGAACATCAGATTGGCATTGAACACCGTCTGTTTATCGGAAACGACGGCGCTTGCGAATTCCGCGACTCGATTTCGCTGCAGGGCAAGTTCGCCAGTGTGATGCGTAACCGCTTCTTTGGCCGCGACGCCAAGGAACAGGAAAAGCTGATGGAAGACTTCCTCGCTTCGGGTATCCCCGACGTGAGCATCGGCAACATTCGCATCGAAAACCTCGCCGAATTCAACAAGCCGCTGGCCCTGATTGTGACTTACGCCTCCAAGGGTTACTTTGGCCAGGGCGGTTCCGAACTCAAGGGCCGATTCCCGAACGTGTGGGAACGCAGCCTGTTCAAGCTCCCGAAGGTTTCCAAGCGTCACCACCCGATTCGCATGCCCCACGAAACGCAGTTTGCATACAAATTAAGCGTTACCGCCCCGAGCGGCAAAAAAGTCAAAATTACCGGTCCCAAGAAGCTGAACCGCGAACCGGATTACGTGAGCTTCGAGAAGAATTATGACGGCAAAAACAGCATCAAGTGGACCACCTTCGCACTTTACGCCGACCCGGCGGAATACAACAAGATTCGCGAGGAATGGACCTACTTGCTCAGCGAAACCAGCCCGATGATCGAGATAAAGTAG
- a CDS encoding GDSL-type esterase/lipase family protein gives MTRVLRTFAFIALSVFAQNVLAKDASTAPGSYNIDLSRYDFIDTTQNVIQFPKGNASFNAFFNKMDTLVFENRGQVRILHVGGSHLQADVISGRIREHLIKEYPGASAGRGFVFPYSAARTNTPASYASAYKGIWDMNKNVQREIKKPLGLLGIAVSTSDPRSEITLLLDRYNSTPIWGETKLRLFGYSDNNDVVPVLRVDSTDIYGILDSASQSYVFTSPRPIDTIQIAFRWIDSLKQAEIAKFITDSLFQDSIARAKEDSVKKANGDTAQNKKDSNVIPAKIPNNVALPEVARDSMFQGECDVLDTACLRREEAKSKSRACAEKLNKPAVNYAEGEIDSTNYANEHCIEQVAVPDSVKKNARPRFTLTGILTETDAPGITYTGVGINGAKVHDYFEEVCPQFEKELSFYKPDLVIFAIGINDANVEKFNDKQFKDDYDKLIARIKKVNPNVAIIFETNNDMYRKVKKKRFVQHPNGDVARKAFFALAEKHKAGVWDKFGIMGGLGSMSKWERADLAKADKVHFKLSGYNLLGDLFYKAIINSYQEHIANLPAQTKSEVK, from the coding sequence ATGACACGCGTACTCCGGACCTTTGCGTTCATCGCACTTTCTGTTTTTGCACAAAACGTTTTGGCTAAAGACGCCTCGACGGCGCCGGGCAGCTATAACATAGACCTTTCGCGCTACGACTTTATCGACACCACGCAGAACGTGATCCAGTTTCCCAAGGGCAACGCCTCGTTCAACGCTTTCTTTAACAAGATGGATACGCTCGTGTTCGAAAACCGTGGGCAGGTTCGCATTCTGCACGTGGGCGGCTCGCACCTGCAGGCCGACGTGATTTCGGGCCGCATTCGCGAGCACCTCATTAAAGAATACCCGGGAGCCTCTGCCGGTCGCGGATTCGTATTCCCTTATTCTGCCGCCCGCACCAATACGCCCGCGAGCTACGCCAGCGCTTACAAGGGCATTTGGGACATGAACAAGAACGTGCAGCGTGAAATCAAGAAACCGCTTGGTTTGCTTGGTATTGCCGTGAGCACCAGCGACCCGCGTTCCGAAATCACATTGCTCCTTGACAGGTACAACTCTACCCCGATTTGGGGCGAAACCAAACTCAGACTTTTTGGCTACAGCGACAACAACGATGTCGTACCCGTGTTGCGCGTCGATTCGACCGATATCTACGGCATTCTCGATTCCGCAAGCCAGAGCTACGTGTTTACAAGTCCGCGCCCGATTGACACGATTCAAATCGCCTTCCGCTGGATTGATTCCTTGAAGCAGGCCGAAATTGCAAAGTTCATTACCGACTCGCTTTTCCAGGATTCTATCGCACGCGCCAAGGAAGATTCGGTCAAGAAAGCGAACGGCGATACCGCCCAGAACAAGAAAGATTCCAACGTGATTCCGGCTAAGATTCCGAACAACGTTGCCCTGCCTGAAGTCGCCCGCGATTCCATGTTCCAAGGTGAATGCGACGTTCTTGATACGGCATGCCTGCGTCGCGAAGAAGCGAAGAGCAAATCTCGCGCCTGCGCCGAAAAGTTGAACAAGCCTGCCGTCAATTACGCCGAGGGTGAAATCGATTCGACCAACTACGCCAACGAACATTGCATTGAACAGGTCGCTGTACCCGATTCCGTCAAGAAAAACGCTCGCCCGCGCTTTACGCTCACCGGCATTCTCACCGAGACCGATGCTCCGGGCATCACCTACACCGGCGTTGGCATTAACGGTGCTAAGGTGCACGACTATTTCGAAGAAGTCTGCCCGCAGTTCGAAAAGGAACTGTCCTTCTACAAGCCCGACCTCGTGATTTTTGCCATCGGCATTAACGATGCGAACGTGGAAAAATTCAACGACAAGCAGTTTAAAGACGACTACGACAAGCTTATCGCCCGCATCAAGAAGGTCAACCCGAACGTAGCGATTATCTTCGAGACCAACAACGACATGTATCGCAAAGTCAAGAAGAAACGCTTCGTGCAGCACCCGAACGGCGATGTTGCCCGCAAGGCATTCTTTGCCCTGGCTGAAAAGCACAAGGCCGGCGTTTGGGACAAGTTCGGCATTATGGGCGGCCTCGGCTCCATGTCCAAGTGGGAACGTGCCGACCTCGCCAAAGCCGACAAAGTGCATTTCAAACTTTCCGGCTACAACCTCCTTGGCGATCTGTTCTACAAGGCTATCATCAACAGCTATCAAGAACACATCGCAAATCTCCCCGCACAAACCAAGTCTGAAGTGAAATAA
- a CDS encoding FISUMP domain-containing protein has translation MKIFTLRHSWPVILEAKRRESILLAMALVFAAFTACDSSSSSTDPDPIAEVSSSSDDDEVFSSSSVTDKGTSSGGSSVSSEKPSSSTDTKSSSSIGSMFSVSSSVSLGSSSASLMDCLDEGEIVRIRDRQTGEDVMYICQDGYYVSYIRSSSSATSSSSYFNMDSLYNSKISYGEFVDSRDGQKYRTLHITTSWLALPEFDAFAQNLNYGVQIKLDVTEFDDGKVEKYCYDDDPWYCDNGFGGLYSWSEAMGLPKACDSVWTGTPPACPDSIFPGREYEWQWDDLIIQGVCPDGWHVMNGTEWQALIKGLDGSESGTQLISAVSRGRNGTGFSAVYGGMTKLPTQYERMGELGVYHLPFEYEAGRNRSVGMTRSIGITYKDHHPKNEGLSVRCVKDY, from the coding sequence GTGAAGATTTTTACATTGCGTCATTCTTGGCCTGTCATTCTCGAAGCGAAGCGTAGGGAATCCATACTTCTTGCCATGGCTCTTGTCTTTGCGGCGTTCACTGCATGCGACAGCAGTTCCAGCAGTACTGACCCTGACCCGATTGCGGAAGTTTCGAGCAGTAGCGATGATGATGAAGTTTTCTCCTCGAGTTCCGTTACGGACAAAGGAACATCTTCCGGTGGCAGTTCGGTGTCGTCGGAAAAGCCTAGTTCCTCTACTGATACCAAGAGTAGTTCGTCTATCGGATCAATGTTTTCAGTGAGTTCAAGTGTATCCTTAGGTAGTAGTTCTGCTTCTCTAATGGATTGTTTAGACGAAGGGGAAATTGTTCGCATAAGAGATAGGCAAACTGGAGAAGATGTGATGTATATCTGCCAGGACGGTTACTATGTGTCGTATATTCGCTCCAGTTCTTCCGCAACGTCTAGCAGTAGCTATTTCAATATGGACAGCCTTTACAACAGCAAGATATCGTATGGGGAATTTGTAGACTCGCGTGACGGGCAAAAGTACAGGACTCTCCACATAACGACATCATGGTTGGCGCTCCCCGAGTTTGATGCTTTCGCACAAAACTTGAATTATGGCGTTCAGATAAAGCTTGACGTGACCGAATTTGATGACGGAAAAGTTGAAAAATACTGTTATGACGATGACCCGTGGTATTGTGACAATGGCTTCGGCGGCTTGTATAGCTGGAGCGAGGCGATGGGGCTCCCCAAGGCCTGCGATAGCGTCTGGACGGGTACGCCCCCCGCATGCCCGGATTCCATATTTCCTGGAAGGGAATATGAATGGCAATGGGACGATTTGATTATTCAAGGAGTGTGTCCGGATGGGTGGCACGTGATGAATGGCACAGAATGGCAAGCGTTAATAAAGGGTTTGGATGGGAGTGAGAGTGGTACGCAACTTATTTCGGCCGTGAGCAGAGGTCGGAATGGTACGGGCTTTTCTGCTGTATATGGTGGTATGACAAAACTCCCGACGCAATACGAACGTATGGGAGAATTGGGTGTCTATCATTTGCCGTTTGAGTATGAAGCCGGCAGGAATAGATCAGTAGGAATGACTAGAAGTATTGGTATAACTTACAAGGATCATCACCCTAAAAACGAAGGGCTTTCCGTTCGCTGCGTCAAGGACTACTAG
- a CDS encoding PD-(D/E)XK nuclease family transposase — MKIFLRPKLVNPFIPGELGYRSVEPDILLTNDRGENSPKDRISIEVQHEDNNSLFKDRLVLYVARLTNNMVKQGEVPQLENLHVVSFQFFDAFAKSPNYRHTVQLRNQEQEVYFDRQTVTLVEVAKFLKNAKDYVGDNCRLAQWLRAIDTLNREADFSEFANDPVFKVLQNEVKLCNFSSRYLMTVDMSDFDRAVAEYSTKMDIAKKMLEQGKLSVTEISAVTGLPEAKIRDLK; from the coding sequence GTGAAGATTTTTTTACGTCCGAAACTCGTGAACCCGTTCATTCCCGGTGAGCTGGGATACCGCAGCGTTGAGCCCGATATTCTTTTGACGAATGACCGTGGCGAAAACTCCCCGAAAGACCGCATTTCTATTGAAGTGCAGCATGAAGACAATAACTCCTTGTTCAAGGACCGCTTGGTCCTTTATGTGGCTCGCCTTACGAACAATATGGTAAAGCAGGGCGAAGTTCCGCAACTTGAAAACTTGCATGTGGTCAGTTTCCAGTTCTTTGACGCGTTCGCGAAATCGCCAAATTACCGCCATACGGTACAGTTGAGGAATCAGGAGCAGGAAGTCTATTTTGACCGGCAGACAGTGACGTTGGTTGAAGTGGCGAAGTTTCTCAAGAACGCGAAGGACTATGTCGGCGACAACTGCCGCTTGGCTCAGTGGCTCCGCGCCATCGACACGTTGAATCGCGAAGCCGATTTCAGTGAATTTGCAAATGATCCCGTGTTCAAGGTCTTGCAAAACGAGGTGAAATTATGTAATTTCAGTTCGAGGTATCTTATGACTGTGGACATGAGCGATTTTGATCGAGCCGTAGCCGAGTATTCAACGAAAATGGATATTGCGAAGAAAATGCTTGAACAGGGAAAACTCTCTGTGACAGAAATTTCTGCAGTTACGGGGCTTCCGGAAGCAAAAATTCGTGACTTGAAATAA
- the hisS gene encoding histidine--tRNA ligase: MSISIPQLPKGTRDFYPEAERIQNYIFDTWRSVAESFAYEEYEGPMFEHLELYTGKSGEEIVSQLYNFKDKGDREIALRPEMTPTLARLVIQKARELKKPFKWFSMPRLFRYEKAQKGRLREFFQLNMDIIGTESIYAEADLMAAIATMLRKFGLKDGEFAIGVSSRKLLATYLEEIGAPNPALVYPVLDRRLKIGPEAFAKALADAGLSEDQVKKLDDFMSCKSIEEVKTKVHSENATAALAEIEDLFATLTAAGYGECVNMDLSIVRGLAYYTGIVFEVFDKGKSMRAIAGGGRYDSLTEKLGGERIPGVGFGMGDVVLADLLAEHNLLPSPKQSVDFYIASFTNDMKKVFETAQVFRCASSSKEGGKPFSVAHPLAAMKMGKQLDQANYQGAKIVVYVDGSKAAAGEFEYKDMRTGEMFVGNTEAIVERLKA; this comes from the coding sequence ATGAGCATTTCTATCCCCCAGTTGCCTAAGGGCACACGCGATTTTTACCCGGAAGCCGAGCGCATCCAGAATTACATTTTTGACACCTGGCGCAGCGTCGCCGAATCTTTTGCCTACGAAGAATACGAAGGCCCGATGTTTGAACATTTGGAGCTTTATACGGGCAAGTCCGGCGAAGAAATCGTCAGCCAGCTTTACAACTTTAAAGACAAGGGCGACCGCGAAATCGCACTCCGCCCCGAAATGACTCCGACGCTCGCCCGCCTCGTAATCCAGAAGGCCCGCGAACTCAAGAAGCCTTTCAAGTGGTTCAGCATGCCGCGCCTGTTCCGTTACGAAAAGGCGCAGAAGGGCCGCCTCCGCGAATTCTTCCAGCTAAACATGGACATCATCGGCACCGAAAGCATTTACGCCGAAGCCGACCTGATGGCAGCCATCGCAACAATGCTCCGCAAGTTCGGCCTCAAAGATGGCGAATTTGCCATTGGCGTTTCAAGCCGCAAGCTCCTGGCCACCTACCTCGAAGAAATCGGTGCCCCGAATCCGGCTCTCGTTTACCCGGTACTTGACCGCCGCTTAAAAATCGGCCCCGAAGCATTTGCCAAGGCTCTGGCCGACGCAGGCCTCTCCGAAGACCAAGTGAAAAAGCTCGACGACTTCATGAGTTGTAAGTCCATCGAAGAAGTCAAGACCAAGGTTCACAGCGAAAACGCAACTGCAGCCCTCGCCGAAATCGAAGACCTGTTCGCCACCCTTACCGCCGCTGGTTACGGCGAATGCGTGAACATGGATCTCTCCATTGTTCGCGGCCTCGCCTACTACACCGGCATCGTATTCGAAGTTTTTGACAAGGGCAAATCCATGCGCGCCATCGCTGGCGGTGGACGTTACGACAGTCTCACCGAAAAACTCGGTGGCGAACGCATCCCGGGCGTGGGCTTTGGCATGGGCGACGTAGTGCTCGCCGACTTGCTCGCCGAACACAACCTGCTCCCGAGCCCCAAGCAGAGCGTCGATTTCTACATCGCAAGCTTTACCAACGACATGAAGAAGGTGTTCGAAACCGCACAGGTATTCCGCTGCGCAAGCTCTAGCAAAGAAGGGGGCAAACCCTTCTCGGTCGCTCACCCGCTCGCCGCCATGAAAATGGGCAAGCAGCTCGACCAAGCCAACTACCAGGGCGCCAAAATCGTCGTGTACGTCGACGGATCCAAGGCTGCCGCAGGTGAATTCGAATACAAGGACATGCGCACCGGCGAAATGTTCGTCGGAAATACAGAAGCCATCGTGGAGCGCTTGAAGGCATAA